One window from the genome of Pseudomonas sp. L5B5 encodes:
- a CDS encoding LysE/ArgO family amino acid transporter, producing the protein MWQSYVNGLLVAAGLIMAIGTQNAFVLAQSLRREHHLPVAALCVTCDALLVAAGVFGLATVLTQSPTLLAVARWGGAAFLIWYGSQALRRACSKQSLQQGDGQTVRSLRAVMLSALAVTLLNPHVYLDTVLLIGSLGAQQTEPGAYVVGAASASLLWFFTLALGAAWLAPRLARPGTWRVLDLLVAAMMFSVAYQLISAA; encoded by the coding sequence ATGTGGCAAAGCTATGTAAACGGCCTGCTGGTGGCCGCTGGCCTGATCATGGCGATCGGCACCCAGAACGCCTTTGTCCTGGCCCAGAGCCTGCGCCGCGAACATCACCTGCCCGTGGCCGCGCTGTGCGTAACCTGCGACGCGCTGCTGGTAGCCGCCGGCGTATTCGGCCTGGCCACCGTGCTGACCCAGAGCCCGACGTTGCTGGCGGTGGCACGCTGGGGCGGTGCGGCGTTCCTGATCTGGTACGGCTCCCAGGCCCTGCGCCGGGCCTGCTCGAAGCAAAGCCTGCAACAAGGTGATGGCCAGACCGTGCGTTCGCTGCGGGCGGTGATGCTCAGCGCCCTGGCAGTGACCCTGCTCAACCCCCACGTGTACCTGGATACCGTGCTGCTGATTGGTTCGCTGGGGGCCCAGCAGACCGAGCCTGGCGCCTACGTGGTGGGGGCGGCCAGCGCTTCGCTGCTGTGGTTCTTCACCCTGGCCCTGGGCGCTGCCTGGCTCGCTCCCAGGCTGGCTCGACCCGGCACCTGGAGGGTCCTCGACCTGCTGGTGGCGGCGATGATGTTCAGTGTCGCGTACCAGTTGATCAGCGCGGCGTGA
- a CDS encoding ACT domain-containing protein: protein MAGETSLATLLRSMSPQLNDGEYVFCSVTDPSLLQGCEVLGSFREHEGLTVIVRREQAEHLGLGFDYVAAWITLQVHSALQAVGLTAAFAGALGRAGISCNVIAGYYHDHLFVGQADAGRAMQVLQQLAAGEEQ, encoded by the coding sequence ATGGCCGGTGAAACCTCCCTCGCCACTTTGCTGCGCAGCATGAGCCCGCAACTCAACGACGGTGAGTATGTGTTCTGTTCCGTCACTGACCCCAGCCTGCTGCAGGGCTGCGAAGTGCTGGGCAGTTTTCGCGAGCATGAGGGCCTGACGGTGATCGTGCGTCGCGAACAGGCCGAACACCTCGGCCTGGGCTTCGACTACGTGGCGGCCTGGATCACCCTCCAGGTGCACTCGGCGCTGCAGGCCGTGGGCCTGACAGCCGCCTTCGCCGGGGCCCTGGGCCGGGCCGGGATCAGCTGCAACGTGATTGCCGGGTACTACCACGATCACCTGTTCGTCGGCCAGGCGGATGCCGGGCGCGCCATGCAGGTGCTGCAACAACTGGCCGCCGGCGAGGAGCAGTAA
- a CDS encoding LysR family transcriptional regulator ArgP: MFDYKLLSALAAVVEQAGFERAAQVLGLSQSAISQRIKLLEARVGQPVLVRVTPPAPTEIGRRLLNHVQQVRLLERDLQSLVPALDEEGLPERLRIALNADSLATWWAEAVGDFCAEHHLLLDLVVEDQTVGLKRMRAGEVAACVCASERPVAGARSLLLGAMRYRALASPAFIARHFPQGVRAEQLARTPALVFGPDDFLQHRYLASLGVDGGFEHHLCPSSEGFIRLTEAGLGWGLVPELQVREQLQRGVLVELLPDKPIDVPLYWHHWRNGGQLLGLLTEHLARLSAQWLVPWEQP, translated from the coding sequence ATGTTCGACTACAAGTTGCTTTCGGCTCTTGCCGCCGTGGTCGAGCAGGCCGGGTTCGAGCGTGCGGCCCAGGTGCTGGGCTTGTCGCAATCGGCGATTTCCCAGCGCATCAAGCTGCTGGAGGCCCGGGTCGGCCAGCCGGTCCTGGTCCGGGTCACGCCACCGGCTCCCACCGAGATCGGCCGGCGCCTGCTCAACCATGTGCAGCAGGTGCGCTTGCTGGAGCGCGACCTGCAGAGCCTGGTGCCGGCCCTGGACGAAGAAGGGCTGCCGGAGCGCCTGCGCATCGCCCTCAACGCCGATAGCCTGGCCACCTGGTGGGCCGAGGCGGTGGGGGACTTCTGCGCCGAGCATCATCTGCTCCTGGACCTGGTGGTGGAGGATCAGACGGTGGGCCTCAAGCGCATGCGTGCCGGGGAAGTGGCGGCTTGCGTCTGTGCCAGCGAGCGGCCGGTGGCCGGAGCCCGCAGCCTGTTGCTGGGCGCCATGCGCTACCGGGCCCTGGCCAGCCCGGCGTTCATCGCCCGACACTTTCCCCAGGGCGTGCGTGCCGAGCAACTGGCCCGGACGCCAGCCCTGGTGTTCGGCCCCGATGACTTCCTGCAGCATCGCTACCTGGCATCCCTGGGGGTCGACGGCGGTTTCGAGCATCACCTGTGTCCTTCCTCCGAAGGCTTCATCCGCCTCACGGAAGCCGGGCTGGGCTGGGGGCTGGTGCCCGAATTGCAGGTTCGCGAGCAGTTGCAGCGCGGTGTCCTGGTGGAACTCCTGCCGGATAAACCCATCGATGTGCCGCTGTACTGGCATCATTGGCGCAATGGTGGACAACT